The genomic window GCCCGTATCCGCCGTGAATCTGAACGGCCTCGGTGGCGACCCTTCTCATAACCTCGCTGCAGTAGAGCTTGGCCATTGCGGCGAGCTTGCTGAAGTCCTTTCCCTCTTCTCTCAGCCAGCATGCCTTGTAGAGCATGTTCCTCGCGGCCTCGATTTCCATCGCCATATCTGCAAGCTTGAAGGCGTTGATCTGGAATTTCCCAATCGGCTGGCCGAACTGCTCCCTCTCCTTTGCGTATTTAAGGGCCTCCTCGAAGGCGCCCTGGGCGCCGCCTAAGCCCATCGCGGCGATGGAGAGCCTTCCGCCGTCGAGCGTCGAGAGCATCTGCTTGAATCCCTCGCCCTTGTTTCCGAGGAGGTTTTCCTTTGGGACGGTAACGTCGTCGAAGTAGAGCTCTCCGGTGTCGGACGCCCTCCACATCATCTTGTTGGTCATCTTGACCTTTTTGAAGCCGGGCGTGTCCGATGGGACGAGGATGCAGGAGATCTCCTTTTTGCCGTGGGGCGTTGTTCCGGTAACGGTCTGGACGATGGTTACGCCGGCCATCTCGGACGTGGAGTTCGTTATGAATATCTTGGAGCCGTTGATGACCCAATTGCCGTCCTTGAGGACGGCGCTGGTCTTCGATGCCCCGGCGTCCGATCCCGCGTTAGGCTCCGTCAGTCCGAATGAAGCCAGAATCTCGCCGCCGCAGAGCTGCGGGAGCCAATCCTTTTTTTGCTTTTCGTTTCCGAAGTAGTAGATTGGGCCGATCCCGAGGGAGTTGCCCGCCGCCACGGTGGCGGCCTGTGAGCCATCCACCCGGGCGAGCTCCTCTACGGCTATGATATAGGAAATATACCCCGCATTAGAGCCGCCGTATTTCTCCGAGACGAACATCCCGAACAGCCCGAGCTCCGCCATCTGTTTTGTGATCTCTATCGAGAAATGGCCCTTTTCGTCGAGCTCCTCGGCCTTAGGCTTTATTACCTCTTGGGCAAATTCCCTGACCGTGTTTCTGAGGATATTTTGTTCTTCTGAAAGTTCGTAATTTAGCATGATTATCTATCTCAAATCTGTTTGCTATGCAGGCTCATACCACATAAGGAGCATCGGATGAATCACCGGCTCTTTAGTGTAGACCACCTTTACCGGCATCCCCGTCTTTATCTTCGTCCTTTCCGTTCCCCAGTT from Candidatus Zymogenus saltonus includes these protein-coding regions:
- a CDS encoding acyl-CoA dehydrogenase family protein, whose amino-acid sequence is MLNYELSEEQNILRNTVREFAQEVIKPKAEELDEKGHFSIEITKQMAELGLFGMFVSEKYGGSNAGYISYIIAVEELARVDGSQAATVAAGNSLGIGPIYYFGNEKQKKDWLPQLCGGEILASFGLTEPNAGSDAGASKTSAVLKDGNWVINGSKIFITNSTSEMAGVTIVQTVTGTTPHGKKEISCILVPSDTPGFKKVKMTNKMMWRASDTGELYFDDVTVPKENLLGNKGEGFKQMLSTLDGGRLSIAAMGLGGAQGAFEEALKYAKEREQFGQPIGKFQINAFKLADMAMEIEAARNMLYKACWLREEGKDFSKLAAMAKLYCSEVMRRVATEAVQIHGGYGLMKEYPVERFFRDQKLLEIGEGTSEVQRIVISRHLGL